In Candidatus Caldatribacterium sp., the genomic window TTGTACCTTCTCTGCAGTATCCCCAAAGGTATTTCCCTTGAGGTTGCAAGAGGCATTGCGGCGCAAAACGGCTGGATTTTCCTTGAGAGTTTCGAAGGCGAGGTCATTGAAGGGTACCTGGTGCAGAGAAAGGCATACGTTAACCTTACCCGTTTTGCCCTTGAAGCACTCCAGGAAGCAACGTATGTGGTGAGTGCGGACCAGAGAATTCTCATCCAGGCTACCGGACTTGGGAAAACGGTGGTGCCAGTGCAAATGGAGAAAGTTGCCGAAACGGCAGACCTCTTTTTCCATCCGGTTTCCCTTTTTGAGTACAATCAGGCGATGGGAGCTCGGTTTGGAAGAAGAGGTGCCATAGAACTCATCGCTTCCTTCCTCCTCTGGGGGGTTGTGGAGGATCCGGCTCTCTCCAGNNNNNNNNNNCATCTTGCCAAGAGAGGGTGAGAAAATGAACGGCCTTACTCCGTGGGATCTCGATACGTATCTCCGGCAGTTCCTTGCCGAGGACATCGGCCCCTTTGACCTTACGACTCAGGGTCTTGGGGAACTTGGAGAGCAGATAGTTCGTGCCCATATCGTGGCCAAAGAACCGGGAGTCATGGCAGGTGGCCCCTTTGCCCTGCGGATTTTTGAGCTCCTTGATGCCGGAGCAAAGGGAGAGACGCACGTTCCTGAGGGGGCTCGATTTTCCCCGGGGACAATCCTTTTGAGTGTCCTTGCGAAGGCCAGGGCAATTCTCGAGGGGGAGCGGGTGGCTTTGAATCTTCTCTCCCGGCTCTGTGGGGTTGCGACCCGGACGCGGGAACTCGTTGACCTTGTTGCCGACCTTCCGGTTCGTATTGCCGATACCCGGAAGACGACTCCAGGGTTGCGCTTCTTTGAAAAGTACGCCGTCCGATGCGGTGGAGGTGTGAACCACCGGATGGGGCTTTATGATTGTGTTCTCCTTAAGGATAACCATCTTGTCCTCTGTGGCTCGGTGAAAGAGGCGATTGCTCGGGTGCGCCGAGCCATTCCTTTCACGGCGAAAATTGTTGTTGAGTGCCAGAGCCTTGAGGATGTCCATGAGGCCTGTGAGGCCGGAGCCGACGTGGTACTCCTTGACAACATGTCCCTTGAAGATATCAGAACTGCAGTGCGAGTGGTGAAGCGACGGGCTCTCGTTGAAGCTTCAGGAGGCATTGGTCCTCATAACGTGCGCCTTGTGGCTGAACAGGGTGTGGATATCATCTCCACCGGGTACATGACACACCATGCCACCGGAATCGATATGAGCCTTGAGATTGCATGAGGATGGTCTACGACGCCCTTGTCATCGGAAACGGCATTGCAGGAAGCTCCCTTGCCCTTTTCCTTGCCCAGAAAGGGAAAAAGGTCTGCCTCATTACCAAGGGTACTTCCCTTGAGGAGACGAATACCGCGCAGGCCCAGGGAGGCATTGTCTTCCGGGGAGAGAAGGACGGTACCGATCTCCTGGCGCGAGATATCCTTGAGGCTTCAGGAAAAACGGCTTCTCCAAGGAGCGCCCGAGTTCTTGCCCGCCTCGGACCGGTGCTCGTTCAGAAATTCCTCATCGAGGAACTCAGAGTTCCCTTTGAGCGAAAGCCTGACGGCACATGGGACCTCTTCCAAGAAGGAGCCCACTCAAGAAGGCGGATTCTCCACGTCAAGGACTACACAGGGAGAGTCATCCAGAGGCATCTCAACGAGGCGCTGCGCAGAGAGGAGAATGTTACTCTTTTGACCGGTACCTTTGCCTTAGAGCTCATCACCTCCTTTCAGTATGCTCGGGAAGCAGAAAGCCGCTATGGGAGACCCGAGTGCTTCGGCGCCTATGTTCTTAAGGATGGCGAGATTTTCCCTATTTTTGCCCATGCCACCGTTCTTGCCACAGGGGGGCTGAATGCGCTCTTTCGTCACTCCTCGGGAGGTCCCTGGTCCACGGGGGATGGGTTTGCCCTGGCGCTCCGCGCCCAGGTCCCCTTGGCCGATATGGAGCACATTCAGTTCCACCCCACCCTCCTTTACGATTCGTCTTGTGCCCATTCTTTCCTTCTTTCTGAGGCCCTGCGAGGGGAGGGGGCTACAATCTGCGATGATCAAGGGACACCCTTTCTTGAGCGTTTCCACCCCCTTGGGAATCTGGCACCAAGAGATGTCGTTGCTCGAGCGATATTCAGACTCATGAAGGAGCGAAACCTTTCTCACGTTTTCCTCGACCTCCGACCTTTAGGGGAAAGACTCCGCTTTGGCTTCCCCGAAATTTTCGAAGAGCTCACCCGGCGGGGTTTCAACCCCCTCGAGGAGCCTGTTCCTGTTGTTCCTGGAGCCCACTTTGCCTGTGGAGGTGTTCTCACCGATACCTGGGGGAGAACGAGTGTGCGCCGCCTCTACGCGGTGGGAGAAGTCGCCTGCAGTGGAGTGCATGGCGCGAATCGGTTGGCCTCAACGAGTCTCCTTGAAGGGCTCACCTTTGCCTTTCGGGCGGCGCAGGCTATAGCTCGCTTTGAGGTTCCTCTTGTGCCTCCTTCGATTCTCCCGTTCCCAGGGTGTCCTGGAACCCTGGGAGACGCTAAACGCTACTCGGAGCTTCGGCAGACTATCCAGGAGGTCATGTGGGAGTACGCAGGGATAGAGAGGAAGAAAGAAGGGCTTGAAAAGGCCCTCGCAATCCTTCTTGAGGTCAAAAGAGAAATCCTTTACCTTCGCAGTTCTCTGGGAATTTCCCTTCCTCTTGGGGAACTCGAGAATATGGCCGATGTAGCAACGTGTGTGGTTCGTGCCGCTCTCAGGAATTCCGGCTGAAGGCTCGCTTCCCCAGGCGGCTCACAAGGCGTGCGATTTTGAGCTTTTTGAATCCGTTCTTGGTGTGGAGGGCAAAGTAGAATCCAAAGGAAGGCTTCTCCTCAAGGAGAATCTCAAAGAGCGCCTGAGCAAGGCGGTCGGGATCGTGTCGTGTGGGGTATTCTCTTGAGAGGAGAGGCGCCTCGAGAATTTTTCCTGGAAAGTCCCATTCGCCTCCCTCAGCAAGGATGGGGACGATACCGGAACGCCCGAGCTCTTCGAGAACCTCGGGATCCGGTTTCTCGCCGTTGACGAGGACGTAATTCACCCGTTCTTTTGGCAGGAACTGGAACACCGCTTCGAGGTGATCGGAGAACGTGTACCCATCGGTCTCTCCTGGCTGCGTCGTCACGTTGCAGACAAAGACAAGAGGGGCAGAAGACCGCAGAATTGCCTCGCGAACCTCCGCCACGGCGAGGTTACAGAGAACACTCGTGTAGAGGCTTCCCGGGCCAAGGACGATGAGATCCGCCTCTTCAATGGCTCTCACGACCTCAGGGGTTGTGGGAACGTGAGGTGGGTCGAGGAAAATACGCTTGATTCTCTTCCCGCAGGAACCCACGTTTGACTCGCCCACCACAATCGACCCATCGGCACATTCGGCCTTTAAAACCACGTTTTCTAAGGTTGTGGGGAGTACCCGACCGCGGACGGCAAGGACTTTGCTTGACTCAAGGATTGCCCGCTGGAAATCCCCCGTCACCTGCGTCAGGGCGGCGATGAAGAGATTCCCAAAGTTGTGTCCTTTGAGCTCGTTGTTTTCATCGAACCGGTACTGGAAAAGGTCCCGCATGAGGGGCTCGGTATCCGCTAAGGCA contains:
- the nadC gene encoding carboxylating nicotinate-nucleotide diphosphorylase, translating into MNGLTPWDLDTYLRQFLAEDIGPFDLTTQGLGELGEQIVRAHIVAKEPGVMAGGPFALRIFELLDAGAKGETHVPEGARFSPGTILLSVLAKARAILEGERVALNLLSRLCGVATRTRELVDLVADLPVRIADTRKTTPGLRFFEKYAVRCGGGVNHRMGLYDCVLLKDNHLVLCGSVKEAIARVRRAIPFTAKIVVECQSLEDVHEACEAGADVVLLDNMSLEDIRTAVRVVKRRALVEASGGIGPHNVRLVAEQGVDIISTGYMTHHATGIDMSLEIA
- a CDS encoding FAD-binding protein is translated as MVYDALVIGNGIAGSSLALFLAQKGKKVCLITKGTSLEETNTAQAQGGIVFRGEKDGTDLLARDILEASGKTASPRSARVLARLGPVLVQKFLIEELRVPFERKPDGTWDLFQEGAHSRRRILHVKDYTGRVIQRHLNEALRREENVTLLTGTFALELITSFQYAREAESRYGRPECFGAYVLKDGEIFPIFAHATVLATGGLNALFRHSSGGPWSTGDGFALALRAQVPLADMEHIQFHPTLLYDSSCAHSFLLSEALRGEGATICDDQGTPFLERFHPLGNLAPRDVVARAIFRLMKERNLSHVFLDLRPLGERLRFGFPEIFEELTRRGFNPLEEPVPVVPGAHFACGGVLTDTWGRTSVRRLYAVGEVACSGVHGANRLASTSLLEGLTFAFRAAQAIARFEVPLVPPSILPFPGCPGTLGDAKRYSELRQTIQEVMWEYAGIERKKEGLEKALAILLEVKREILYLRSSLGISLPLGELENMADVATCVVRAALRNSG
- a CDS encoding YvcK family protein, yielding MRYNKREFAGRERGMEAESLRRLARWLYPGMRVKRWLVLAVFGVLLISLGMSLILSVPSFRGFYNLWRRFVFSFFGHQYLAVAFGLAWIVGGAILIVWGLQRMNRSIIGALMPERERDVAEVIFRSRQLARGPHIVAIGGGHGLYTLLHGLKEYTTNITAIVTVFDDGGSSGKLRRDMGVLPPGDIRNCLIALADTEPLMRDLFQYRFDENNELKGHNFGNLFIAALTQVTGDFQRAILESSKVLAVRGRVLPTTLENVVLKAECADGSIVVGESNVGSCGKRIKRIFLDPPHVPTTPEVVRAIEEADLIVLGPGSLYTSVLCNLAVAEVREAILRSSAPLVFVCNVTTQPGETDGYTFSDHLEAVFQFLPKERVNYVLVNGEKPDPEVLEELGRSGIVPILAEGGEWDFPGKILEAPLLSREYPTRHDPDRLAQALFEILLEEKPSFGFYFALHTKNGFKKLKIARLVSRLGKRAFSRNS